A single genomic interval of Agarivorans aestuarii harbors:
- the tmpT gene encoding thiopurine S-methyltransferase, with translation MHEQFWHQKWEKDEIGFHEGEVNLFLYEYFKVLKLAAGARVFVPLCGKTRDIAWLLDNGMKVVGVELSEHAIKQLFAELNLEPKVESLADCLHYTSANIDIFVANIFSLNSELLGEVDAIYDRGALVALPEGIRTRYAQMLPIITNNAPQLVVTYNYEQSQYSGPPFALPESEIERLYGSIYALKKLASRQETEGFAKGIDVENAVWLLGS, from the coding sequence GTGCACGAACAATTTTGGCATCAAAAATGGGAAAAAGACGAAATCGGTTTCCATGAAGGAGAGGTGAACCTCTTTTTATATGAGTACTTTAAGGTTCTTAAACTAGCGGCAGGTGCGCGAGTGTTTGTCCCTTTGTGTGGGAAAACGCGAGACATAGCCTGGTTGTTAGACAATGGGATGAAAGTAGTTGGTGTAGAGCTTAGTGAGCATGCCATAAAGCAGCTTTTTGCAGAGTTAAACTTAGAGCCAAAAGTAGAGAGCTTAGCTGACTGCCTACATTACACCAGCGCTAATATAGATATTTTTGTTGCCAATATCTTTAGTCTAAACAGTGAGTTATTAGGCGAAGTGGACGCAATTTATGATCGTGGTGCTTTAGTGGCCTTACCCGAAGGCATTCGCACGCGCTACGCTCAAATGCTACCAATTATCACCAACAATGCACCGCAACTAGTGGTTACCTACAACTACGAACAAAGCCAATATTCCGGTCCTCCTTTTGCGTTACCAGAGTCTGAAATAGAGCGTTTATATGGATCCATTTATGCTTTAAAGAAACTCGCTAGCAGACAGGAAACAGAAGGGTTTGCCAAGGGAATAGATGTTGAAAACGCGGTTTGGTTGCTAGGGAGTTAG